A stretch of Lathyrus oleraceus cultivar Zhongwan6 chromosome 6, CAAS_Psat_ZW6_1.0, whole genome shotgun sequence DNA encodes these proteins:
- the LOC127091058 gene encoding NAD kinase 2, chloroplastic yields the protein MVACVDMALSVILPPPYLFSKPASFLSNSRALGLGPGPGPTSEFQRKRRRIKRHLKLVIGAQLSNSFSFTFGLDSPDLKSFQSHDLSKLSWRGPVPGDIAEVEAYCRIFRNSERLHSALMDALCNPLTGECSVSYEVPSDEKLQLEDKIVSVLGCMVSLVNKGRDEVLTGRSLIMNPFHDVDDSVTEDKLPPLAVFRSEMKRCSESLHVALENYLIPDDDRSLNVWRKLQRLKNVCYDSGFPRREGYPCHTLFSNWTPVYFSTSKDETESEDLETAFWTGGQVTEEGLKWLLDKGFKTIIDIRAETVRDNFYQVAVNDAISLGKIELVKIPVEIMTAPTMEQVVRFASYVSDSSKRPVYLHSKEGVWRSSAMVSRWRQYMTRSSSQNASSPPIIPSKTSESTNSSGKLQDSSVTVARSSIENNITSLQESFDSKSDISISENNYDEKAQGNAALNGISPDNTISEADVNAANKEGSFRSFISKINPLKAQVPPCDIFSKKVMSKFLGSRKISPPDYADYRIKRAKCLPQFKNMAIRRLQRDMIVSNGAIVGSDSINGSAHVDYPSGEPEVGVGGNGKLVNGNTSSSGRTTVNGFSQGELHYTTNANVSGVVNNDTVTTKSQRVEDGTVKAALSLHDEELRTIEGDMCASSTGVVRVQSRKKAEMFLVRTDGFSCTREKVTESSLAFTHPSTQQQMLMWKSTPKNVLLLKKLGDELLEEAKTVATFLHHQEKMNVIVEPDVHDVFARISGFGFVQTFYSHDTSDLHEKVDFVACLGGDGVILHASNLFRDAVPPIVSFNLGSLGFLTSHSFDDFKQDLRQVIHGNTSRDGVYITLRMRLRCEIFRKGKAMPGKVFDILNEVVVDRGSNPYLSKIECYEHDRLITKVQGDGVIVATPTGSTAYSTAAGGSMVHPNVPCILFTPICPHSLSFRPVILPDSARLELKIPEDARSNAWVSFDGKRRQQLSRGDSVRIHMSEHPLPTVNKFDQTGDWFRSLIRCLNWNERLDQKAL from the exons ATGGTAGCATGTGTCGACATGGCTCTCTCCGTAATTCTTCCACCTCCTTACCTCTTCTCCAAGCCCGCTTCATTCTTAAGCAACTCTAGAGCCCTGGGCTTGGGCCCGGGCCCGGGCCCGACCTCTGAGTTTcagagaaaaagaagaaggatAAAGAGACACCTCAAGCTCGTTATCGGCGCACAACTTTCCAACTCGTTCTCTTTCACCTTCGGACTCGACTCTCCG GATTTGAAATCCTTTCAATCTCATGATCTATCAAAGTTGTCATGGAGGGGGCCGGTTCCTGGCGATATTGCCGAAGTCGAGGCGTATTGTCGGATCTTTCGAAACTCCGAACGGCTTCATTCTGCGTTAATGGATGCATTATGCAATCCGTTGACTGGAGAATGTAGTGTCTCGTATGAGGTTCCGTCGGACGAGAAGCTTCAACTTGAAGATAAAATAGTTTCTGTCCTTGGATGTATGGTATCGCTTGTGAATAAAGGGAGGGACGAAGTTCTTACGGGGAGGTCGTTAATTATGAATCCGTTTCATGATGTAGATGATAGCGTGACTGAGGATAAGCTTCCTCCGCTTGCTGTTTTCAGGAGCGAGATGAAAAGGTGTTCGGAGAGTTTACATGTGGCTCTTGAGAATTATTTAATACCTGATGATGATCGGAGTTTAAACGTGTGGAGGAAACTTCAGAGACTGAAGAATGTCTGCTATGATTCTGGTTTTCCTCGTCGCGAGGGTTATCCTTGTCATACACTGTTTTCTAATTGGACTCCTGTGTATTTTTCTACTTCTAAAGATGAGACAGAATCCGAAGATTTAGAAACAGCTTTTTGGACTGGTGGCCAAGTAACAGAAGAAGGACTGAAGTGGTTACTCGATAAAGGATTTAAGACGATTATAGACATCAGAGCCGAGACTGTAAGAGATAATTTCTATCAAGTAGCTGTGAATGATGCTATTTCATTGGGAAAAATTGAGTTAGTAAAAATTCCAGTTGAAATTATGACTGCACCAACAATGGAACAAGTTGTGAGATTTGCGTCATATGTCTCAGATAGCAGCAAAAGGCCTGTTTATCTTCATAGCAAGGAAGGAGTTTGGAGATCATCGGCTATGGTCTCCCGATGGAGGCAGTACATGACTCGCTCTTCATCGCAGAATGCTTCTAGTCCACCAATTATTCCCTCTAAGACGTCAGAATCTACAAATAGCTCTGGGAAACTGCAGGATTCTTCTGTGACCGTAGCAAGATCCTCCATCGAAAACAATATCACTTCATTGCAAGAAAGTTTCGATTCAAAATCCGACATAAGTATCTCTGAAAACAACTATGATGAAAAAGCACAAGGTAATGCAGCCTTAAATGGAATTTCTCCTGATAATACGATATCGGAGGCGGATGTCAATGCTGCTAATAAGGAAGGATCTTTTCGAAGTTTTATCAGCAAAATCAACCCTTTAAAAGCTCAAGTTCCTCCTTGTGATATCTTTTCCAAAAAAGTGATGTCCAAATTTTTGGGTAGCAGGAAGATCTCACCTCCCGATTATGCCGATTATCGAATTAAAAGAGCAAAATGCTTACCACAGTTTAAGAATATGGCTATTAGAAGACTTCAAAGAGATATGATTGTTTCCAATGGTGCTATTGTGGGTTCTGATAGCATAAATGGATCAGCTCATGTTGATTATCCATCTGGAGAGCCCGAAGTTGGAGTTGGCGGCAATGGGAAGTTAGTGAATGGGAATACTTCTAGTTCTGGTAGGACAACGGTTAACGGATTTAGTCAAGGGGAATTGCATTACACGACAAATGCCAATGTCTCCGGTGTTGTAAATAATGATACTGTCACAACTAAATCTCAAAGGGTTGAAGATGGTACAGTTAAGGCTGCGTTAAGTTTACACGATGAAGAATTGAGAACCATTGAAGGCGATATGTGTGCGTCGTCAACGGGAGTTGTAAGGGTTCAGTCAAGAAAGAAAGCGGAGATGTTCTTGGTTCGAACAGATGGATTTTCTTGTACCAGAGAAAAGGTCACTGAATCTTCTTTGGCTTTCACTCATCCTAGCACCCAGCAACAGATGCTTATGTGGAAGTCTACACCAAAGAATGTGCTATTATTGAAAAAACTGGGGGATGAACTTCTGGAAGAAGCAAAAACG GTTGCTACTTTTCTACATCACCAAGAGAAAATGAATGTAATTGTGGAACCTGATGTACATGATGTATTTGCTAGAATTTCAGGTTTTGGATTTGTGCAAACCTTCTACAGCCACGATACCAG TGATCTACATGAGAAAGTAGATTTTGTTGCATGCTTAGGGGGAGATGGTGTTATACTGCACGCATCAAATCTTTTCAGAGACGCCGTTCCTCCTATTGTATCGTTCAACCTTGGTTCCCTTGGTTTTCTGACTTCTCATAGT TTTGACGACTTCAAGCAAGACTTAAGACAAGTCATTCATGGAAACACATCACGAGATGGTGTCTACATTACTCTAAGGATGCGTCTCCGATGTGAAATTTTTCGTAAAGGTAAAGCAATGCCAGGGAAAGTATTCGATATCCTTAACGAGGTGGTTGTCGACCGGGGTTCTAATCCATACCTTTCAAAGATTGAATGCTATGAACATGATCGACTTATAACCAAA GTACAAGGTGATGGAGTCATCGTTGCCACTCCTACGGGAAGTACTGCCTATTCTACTGCTGCTGGAGGTTCCATG